A stretch of Gossypium hirsutum isolate 1008001.06 chromosome A06, Gossypium_hirsutum_v2.1, whole genome shotgun sequence DNA encodes these proteins:
- the LOC107933674 gene encoding beta-adaptin-like protein C yields the protein MASQSLEVKKLVYLYLLHYAEKRPNEALLSINCFQKDLGDPNPLVRAWALRTMAGIRLHVIAPLVLVAMGKCARDPSVYVRKCAAVLFQKYMICA from the exons ATGGCATCTCAATCTTTGGAAGTAAAGAAACTTGTTTATTTGTATCTACTGCATTATGCTGAAAA GCGTCCCAACGAAGCATTGTTGTCAATTAATTGTTTCCAGAAGGATTTGGGGGACCCTAATCCCTTGGTGAGAGCATGGGCACTTCGCACCATGGCTGGAATTCGTCTTCATGTTATTGCACCTCTTGTTCTGGTGGCTATGGGCAAGTGTGCTAGAGATCCATCTGTTTATGTTAGAAAATGTGCAGCTGTGCTCTTCCAAAAGTACATGATTTGCGCCTAG
- the LOC121230576 gene encoding disease resistance protein SUMM2-like, whose product MEAQKKIKVECLVTEKAWELFRDKVGDETLNSHPDIHNLAKEVAERRGGLPLALITIGRAMACKKTLGEWKYAIEMLKRCALPKLENELFPILKFSYDNLPNATVKCCLLYCCLYPEDYCIPKKRLVEYWFCEGLLNEFDRISEAQMQGDNIIASLLNVCLLENGGVRDGEDCVKMHDVIRDMAFWITREFEATEDSFFVKAGAQLFEEPDVKAWESVKRMSVMENSIKVLKGTPKCPNLRTLFLGQNDLRMISDGFFQFIPHLTVLDLSGNFGLQALPEGISQLVSLECLDLSNTAIGDLPIELKALTKLKMLDLSYMGNLRKIPQHLISSFSKLQIFIMWRVRDTDNHDEDNVLKGGHEKLIEELKGLQRLNILSIEIKSVLCLERFLSCNLFRCWTRALLLKDFRESEVFNVLCLENLERIETLEFLDCFSMEEIKMEKLHTWVSSSTNSTSRFHTLSKVEITGCSKLKDETWVILAPNLRSLLVHWCEKIEEILSEEKLDEVAGVIGIPYPKLFLKLESLFLFGLPKLKSIYRDALPFLCLTRILINGCIELKKLHLNSDSAKGNLLSIKGDKFWWEEVEWEDEATRHAFLPSFEPLFVV is encoded by the coding sequence ATGGAAGctcaaaagaaaatcaaagtggAGTGCCTGGTAACGGAGAAAGCTTGGGAATTGTTTCGAGACAAGGTTGGAGATGAAACTCTCAACAgccatccagatattcacaatcTAGCTAAAGAAGTAGCTGAAAGGCGCGGTGGATTGCCTCTTGCACTAATTACAATCGGTCGTGCCATGGCTTGCAAGAAAACACTTGGGGAATGGAAATATGCAATTGAGATGTTGAAGCGATGTGCATTGCCAAAATTAGAAAATGAGTTATTTccgattttaaaattcagttatgATAATTTGCCTAATGCCACAGTGAAATGTTGCCTCCTATATTGTTGTCTATATCCTGAAGATTATTGTATTCCCAAAAAGAGATTAGTGGAATATTGGTTTTGTGAAGGGCTGTTGAATGAATTTGATAGAATTAGTGAAGCTCAAATGCAAGGAGACAACATTATCGCCTCTCTTCTGAATGTTTGTTTATTGGAAAATGGTGGTGTAAGAGATGGAGAAGATTGTGTGAAGATGCATGATGTGATCCGTGACATGGCTTTCTGGATTACACGTGAGTTCGAAGCAACAGAGGATAGTTTTTTTGTAAAAGCAGGGGCTCAATTATTTGAAGAACCAGATGTTAAGGCATGGGAAAGTGTAAAAAGAATGTCAGTGATGGAAAATAGTATTAAAGTTCTCAAAGGAACACCCAAATGCCCTAACCTTCGAACCTTGTTCCTTGGCCAAAATGATTTGCGAATGATCAGCGATGGTTTCTTCCAATTTATACCTCATCTAACTGTATTGGATTTGTCAGGAAACTTTGGATTACAAGCGCTGCCTGAGGGAATTTCACAATTGGTTTCGTTAGAATGTCTTGATCTATCTAATACTGCTATAGGAGATTTGCCAATAGAGTTGAAAGCGTTGACAAAACTAAAAATGTTGGACTTGAGTTATATGGGCAATCTCAGAAAAATCCCACAACATTTGATATCTAGTTTTTCCAAGTTGCAAATATTCATAATGTGGAGGGTAAGGGATACAGATAATCATGATGAAGACAATGTTTTGAAAGGAGGTCATGAAAAGCTTATAGAGGAGTTGAAAGGTTTGCAACGTTTGAATATACTAAGTATAGAGATAAAAAGCGTGCTTTGTCTAGAAAGATTTCTGAGCTGTAACTTGTTTCGTTGTTGGACCCGAGCACTGCTACTTAAAGATTTTAGAGAATCAGAAGTGTTTAATGTTTTATGCTTAGAAAATTTGGAGCGTATAGAGACACTAGAATTCTTGGATTGTTTTAGTATGGAGGAGATAAAAATGGAAAAGCTGCATACATGGGTTTCTTCAAGTACTAATTCTACTTCACGCTTTCACACATTAAGCAAAGTTGAAATTACGGGATGTTCCAAATTGAAAGACGAGACTTGGGTGATTCTTGCTCCAAATCTAAGGAGTCTTCTTGTACATTGGTGTGAAAAAATAGAGGAAATATTGAGTGAGGAAAAACTTGATGAAGTTGCAGGTGTGATTGGAATTCCATAccctaaactatttttaaagcTTGAGTCACTTTTTTTATTTGGTCTACCGAAATTGAAAAGCATATATCGGGATGCCCTACCCTTTCTATGTCTGACACGTATTCTAATAAATGGCTGCATTGAATTGAAGAAGCTTCATCTCAACTCAGATAGTGCAAAAGGGAATCTGCTCAGCATTAAGGGAGACAAATTTTGGTGGGAAGAAGTAGAATGGGAAGATGAAGCCACTCGACATGCTTTTCTCCCTTCTTTTGAGCCTTTGTTTGTTGTGTga